A genomic window from Arthrobacter globiformis includes:
- the valS gene encoding valine--tRNA ligase has translation MAESTQGTDTPATAPINVPDKPALEGLEAALTQRWLEEGTYRFDPDTTREQVYSIDTPPPTASGSLHVGHMFSFTQTDVQARYMRMTGKNVFYPMGWDDNGLPTERRVQNYYGVRCDPAIPYNPDYQPPAQPAKNQRDFDVVSRQNFIELCEELAVEDEKVFENLFQTLGLSVDWNLTYRTIDDTSRAVSQRAFLANLAAGDAYMAEAPTLWDVTFRTAVAQAELEDREVPGAYYRYPFFTADGEKIFIETTRPELLAACAALVANPDDERYQPLFGKTVTSPLFDVELEVKAHPLAKADKGSGIAMVCTFGDLTDVTWWRELQLPTRAIVGRDGRILAETPEWITTDAGREAYAAIAGKTVFSAKEAVVEMLTEADLLDGEPKKITHPVNFFEKGDKPLEVVTSRQWYIRNGGRDEDRRERLIGRGQDIDFHPSFMRSRYENWIAGLNGDWLVSRQRFFGVPIPIWYPLDAQGNPDYDNPVLPSDDLLPVDPAADAAPGYDESQRDQPNGFTGDADVLDTWATSSLTPQIVGGWSRDEDLFAKVFPFDLRPQGHDIIRTWLFSSAVRADALQDVAPWKHAAISGWILDPDRKKMSKSKGNVVVPTDVLNEYGSDAVRYWAASARLGADTAYEIAQMKIGRRLAIKLLNASKFVLNLGATENSVVSTDLSVLTNPLDRALLAQLSEVVAQATKAFDNYDYARALQITESFFWQFTDDYVELIKDRAYGAAGETEQASVLAALATTLDSLLRLFAPFLPFATEEVWSWWRTGSVHRAAWPAPLEITDGDTGMLGTVGIALSGIRKAKSEAKVKQRTEVLSATITAPESLVAQLQAGLGDLKAAANAQEISLNTGEGELTVSSVELAPAEEPA, from the coding sequence ATGGCTGAATCAACGCAGGGTACAGACACGCCCGCCACCGCCCCCATCAACGTCCCCGACAAGCCGGCCCTGGAAGGCCTGGAAGCTGCCCTCACGCAGCGCTGGCTCGAGGAAGGAACCTACCGGTTCGACCCGGACACCACCCGGGAACAGGTCTACTCGATCGACACTCCCCCGCCCACCGCTTCCGGTTCCCTCCACGTGGGCCACATGTTCTCCTTCACGCAGACCGACGTGCAGGCACGCTACATGCGCATGACGGGCAAGAACGTCTTCTACCCCATGGGCTGGGACGACAACGGCCTGCCCACCGAGCGCCGCGTCCAGAACTACTACGGTGTCCGCTGCGATCCCGCCATCCCGTACAACCCCGATTACCAGCCGCCGGCCCAGCCGGCGAAGAACCAGCGGGACTTCGACGTCGTCTCGCGGCAGAACTTCATCGAACTCTGCGAAGAGCTGGCCGTCGAGGACGAAAAGGTCTTCGAGAACCTGTTCCAGACCCTCGGCCTGTCCGTCGACTGGAACCTCACCTACCGCACCATCGACGACACCTCCCGGGCCGTCTCCCAGCGCGCGTTCCTCGCGAACCTCGCCGCCGGCGACGCCTACATGGCCGAGGCCCCCACCCTCTGGGACGTCACGTTCCGCACCGCCGTGGCGCAGGCCGAGCTCGAGGACCGCGAGGTCCCCGGTGCGTACTACCGCTACCCGTTCTTCACCGCCGACGGCGAGAAGATCTTCATCGAGACGACCCGTCCCGAACTGCTCGCGGCCTGCGCCGCACTGGTGGCAAACCCCGACGACGAGCGTTACCAGCCGCTGTTCGGCAAGACCGTCACGTCCCCCCTGTTCGACGTCGAACTGGAGGTCAAGGCCCACCCGCTGGCCAAGGCGGACAAGGGCTCGGGCATCGCGATGGTCTGCACCTTCGGTGACCTGACCGACGTGACCTGGTGGCGCGAACTCCAGCTCCCCACCCGCGCGATCGTGGGCCGCGACGGCCGCATCCTCGCCGAGACTCCGGAGTGGATCACCACGGATGCCGGCCGCGAGGCCTACGCCGCGATCGCCGGCAAGACGGTCTTCTCCGCCAAGGAGGCCGTCGTGGAGATGCTCACGGAAGCGGACCTGCTCGACGGCGAACCCAAGAAGATCACCCACCCGGTGAACTTCTTCGAGAAGGGTGACAAGCCCCTTGAGGTGGTCACATCCCGGCAGTGGTACATCCGCAACGGCGGCCGCGACGAGGACCGCCGCGAACGCCTGATCGGCCGCGGGCAGGACATCGACTTCCACCCGTCCTTCATGCGCTCCCGGTACGAGAATTGGATTGCCGGCCTCAACGGTGACTGGCTGGTCTCCCGCCAGCGCTTCTTCGGCGTGCCGATCCCGATCTGGTACCCGCTGGACGCCCAGGGCAACCCGGACTACGACAACCCTGTCCTGCCGTCCGACGACCTGCTGCCGGTGGACCCGGCGGCCGACGCCGCACCGGGCTACGACGAATCCCAGCGCGACCAGCCCAATGGCTTCACCGGTGACGCTGACGTGCTGGACACCTGGGCCACCTCCTCCCTGACCCCGCAGATCGTGGGCGGCTGGAGCCGGGACGAGGACCTGTTCGCCAAGGTGTTCCCGTTCGACCTGCGCCCGCAGGGACACGACATCATCCGCACCTGGCTGTTCTCCTCCGCCGTACGCGCCGATGCCCTGCAGGACGTCGCGCCCTGGAAGCATGCGGCCATCTCCGGCTGGATCCTGGACCCGGACCGCAAGAAGATGTCCAAGTCCAAGGGCAACGTGGTGGTGCCGACCGACGTCCTGAACGAGTACGGTTCCGACGCCGTCCGCTACTGGGCTGCCTCCGCACGCCTGGGCGCCGACACGGCCTACGAGATCGCCCAGATGAAGATCGGCCGCCGCCTGGCCATCAAGCTGCTGAACGCCTCGAAGTTCGTCCTGAACCTTGGCGCCACGGAGAACTCGGTGGTCTCCACAGACCTGTCCGTTCTGACCAATCCCCTGGACCGCGCCCTGCTGGCCCAGCTCTCCGAGGTCGTGGCCCAGGCCACCAAGGCGTTCGACAACTACGACTACGCCCGGGCCCTGCAGATCACCGAATCGTTCTTCTGGCAGTTCACCGACGACTACGTCGAACTGATCAAGGACCGGGCGTACGGTGCCGCCGGCGAGACCGAGCAGGCCTCCGTGCTCGCCGCCCTGGCCACCACGCTGGATTCGCTGCTGCGCCTCTTCGCGCCGTTCCTGCCCTTCGCCACCGAAGAGGTCTGGAGCTGGTGGCGGACCGGTTCCGTGCACCGTGCCGCCTGGCCGGCGCCGCTGGAAATCACCGACGGCGACACCGGCATGCTGGGCACCGTGGGCATTGCGCTCAGCGGCATCCGGAAGGCCAAGTCCGAGGCCAAGGTCAAGCAGCGCACCGAGGTCCTGTCGGCGACGATTACGGCCCCGGAGTCACTCGTGGCCCAGCTTCAGGCAGGGCTCGGAGACCTCAAGGCCGCGGCCAACGCGCAGGAGATCTCGCTCAACACGGGCGAGGGCGAGCTTACGGTCAGCAGCGTGGAGCTGGCCCCGGCCGAGGAGCCGGCGTAG
- a CDS encoding endonuclease/exonuclease/phosphatase family protein, protein MTASARVLALCILLPVASLSVFRAIPAEWPTQVVQLLSFTPWLVIPAALALALALLGRRPVVTAAAVLLLGAQLFWLWAPDAGQAHAGQTEPGRTGAGASDPGGAVSLTVMSINSRFGRADAAEIVRLVRDNGVELLAIQEHTQALEDRLAAEGLGRLLPHRISSPVDNGSGSATYSKHPIQAIGLIPDTPFQMPTFRLTVPVADAGNTSPGREAATLEVTNVHTLPPVAGRVGQWRSDLESLGRLMARNGADGQGNQLLLGDFNATYDHFEFRRLLDGGPGGRKLVDAGTATGARFTPTWPMDGRPLPGITIDHAVTSPRVPASGYKVHRVAGTDHAAVLATLDVPVNG, encoded by the coding sequence ATGACTGCTTCGGCCAGGGTGTTGGCGCTCTGCATTCTCCTGCCGGTCGCATCGCTTTCGGTATTCCGTGCCATCCCGGCCGAGTGGCCCACACAGGTGGTCCAGCTGCTGTCCTTCACGCCGTGGCTGGTCATTCCTGCCGCCCTTGCACTGGCCCTGGCACTGCTGGGCCGGCGGCCCGTGGTCACGGCCGCTGCCGTACTGCTCCTCGGAGCCCAGCTGTTTTGGCTTTGGGCGCCGGACGCGGGACAGGCACACGCAGGACAAACGGAGCCAGGCCGGACGGGCGCCGGCGCGTCCGATCCCGGTGGTGCGGTTTCCTTGACGGTGATGAGCATCAATTCCCGCTTCGGCAGGGCTGACGCGGCCGAGATCGTCCGGCTGGTGCGGGACAACGGGGTGGAACTGCTCGCCATCCAGGAGCACACCCAGGCGCTGGAGGACCGGCTCGCCGCCGAGGGACTGGGGAGACTCCTTCCCCACCGGATCAGCAGCCCCGTGGACAACGGCTCGGGCAGCGCAACGTACTCAAAACACCCCATCCAGGCCATCGGGCTGATTCCCGACACGCCGTTCCAGATGCCGACCTTCCGGCTGACAGTGCCCGTTGCGGATGCCGGCAACACAAGTCCCGGCAGGGAAGCCGCCACGCTCGAGGTCACGAACGTGCACACCCTCCCTCCGGTGGCTGGCCGCGTCGGGCAATGGCGCAGCGACCTGGAATCGCTGGGCCGGCTGATGGCCCGCAACGGGGCGGACGGGCAAGGCAACCAGCTCCTGCTCGGCGATTTCAACGCCACCTATGACCACTTCGAGTTCCGCAGACTGCTCGACGGCGGCCCGGGCGGCCGGAAGCTGGTGGACGCCGGCACGGCAACCGGGGCGCGGTTCACGCCCACCTGGCCGATGGACGGGCGGCCGCTGCCCGGCATCACCATCGACCACGCGGTCACCAGTCCGCGCGTTCCGGCGTCGGGCTATAAAGTGCACCGCGTCGCCGGGACGGATCACGCGGCGGTGCTGGCCACGCTGGACGTTCCGGTGAACGGATAG
- a CDS encoding DUF488 domain-containing protein produces the protein MAKAHASFAIKRIYEEPADDDGCRVLVDRLWPRGVSKERAQLELWLKDVAPSPPLRQEFAHMQERFEDFRARYEDELAGNPAVDQLLELAAKHRKVTLLYAARDPEVNHARVLLEFLAARGRAK, from the coding sequence ATGGCCAAAGCACACGCTTCCTTCGCGATCAAACGCATCTACGAGGAACCGGCGGACGACGACGGCTGCCGGGTTCTGGTGGACAGGCTCTGGCCGCGCGGGGTCAGCAAGGAACGGGCCCAGCTGGAGCTGTGGCTCAAGGACGTCGCGCCGTCGCCGCCGCTCCGGCAGGAATTCGCCCACATGCAGGAGCGGTTCGAGGACTTCCGTGCCCGCTATGAGGACGAGCTGGCGGGCAATCCGGCGGTGGATCAGCTCCTGGAACTGGCGGCAAAGCACCGGAAAGTGACGCTGCTGTACGCGGCCCGGGATCCGGAGGTGAACCATGCCAGGGTCCTGCTGGAGTTCCTGGCAGCGCGTGGGCGGGCCAAGTGA
- the ileS gene encoding isoleucine--tRNA ligase gives MTYYPKASAVPSGPGSSAGVSASVKFPEIEERILKYWDEDGTFQASIDQRSADLPGGAPGSNEFVFYDGPPFANGLPHYGHLLTGYAKDLVGRYQTQRGKRVERRFGWDTHGLPAELEAMKQLGMTDKTQIEAMGIDKFNDACRASVMKYANEWQAYVTRQARWVDFDNDYKTLNVEYMESVLWAFKQLHEKGLTYNGYRVLPYCWKDETPLSNHELRMDDDVYKNRQDQTVTVTFPVKAGESELSQQLSGVQALAWTTTPWTLPTNLALAVGPSISYAVLPAGPNGVKAASAEAPVTGSFLLAEDLLGTYAKDLGYDDAAAAAAAVTSTHTGAELEGLSYEPLWHDFADTEKYGTQNAWQFLVADYVTTTDGTGIVHQAPAYGEDDQKVCEEAGIPVVLSVDEGARFLHLFAHGDLHDIVGLQVFEANKPITQVLRAQGRLVRQASYEHSYPHCWRCRNPLIYRAVSSWYVEVTKFRDRMSELNQEINWIPGNVKDGQFGKWLANARDWSISRNRYWGSPIPVWQSSDPEYPRTDVYGSLAEIEADFGRLPLNKDGQVDLHRPFIDELTRPNPDDPRTPEEGQSVMRRVEDVLDVWFDSGSMPYGQVHYPFENEAWFDTHNPADFIVEYIGQTRGWFYMLHILSTALFDRPAFRNVISHGIVLGSDGQKMSKSLRNYPDVSEVLDRDGSDAMRWFLMSSPILRGGNLVVTEQGIRDGVRQVILPLWNVYSFFTLYTNAAKGGNGYDAQLRYDGYTDTMDQYLLANTGDLVRNMTAQLDTYDISGACDELRSYLDMLTNWYVRRSRQRFFDENADAFDALYTALEAVCRVAAPLLPLVSEEIWRGLTGGRSVHLADWPDPELFPSNAALVEAMDRVQQICSTGSSLRKAANLRVRLPLQELTVVAPGADALEGFAAVVADELNLRSVRLLDAASASPEEFGIEQKLVVNARAAGPRLGKNVQLAIKGSKSGDWSVSDAGVVTAGGLELEPQEYTLETVVAESDGGSASASSAAAVLPTGGFVVLNTELTPELEAEGLARDMVRAIQQARKDAALNVSDRIRTTVNAAQNVIDALLANAELVKTETLTLELEAVPADAAEPRITVQKVGA, from the coding sequence ATGACGTATTACCCCAAGGCCTCAGCAGTCCCGTCCGGTCCGGGCTCCTCTGCAGGAGTGTCCGCCTCCGTGAAGTTCCCGGAGATCGAAGAGCGGATCCTCAAGTACTGGGACGAGGACGGAACCTTCCAGGCAAGCATTGACCAGCGCAGCGCCGACCTTCCCGGCGGCGCCCCCGGCAGCAACGAATTCGTCTTCTACGACGGCCCACCCTTCGCCAACGGACTGCCGCACTACGGCCACCTGCTCACCGGCTACGCCAAGGACCTGGTAGGCCGCTACCAGACGCAGCGCGGAAAACGCGTTGAACGCCGCTTCGGCTGGGACACCCACGGCCTGCCCGCCGAGCTGGAAGCCATGAAACAGCTGGGCATGACGGACAAGACCCAGATCGAGGCCATGGGCATCGACAAGTTCAACGACGCCTGCCGCGCCTCCGTGATGAAGTACGCCAACGAATGGCAGGCGTACGTCACCCGCCAGGCCCGCTGGGTGGACTTCGACAACGACTACAAGACGCTCAACGTCGAGTACATGGAGTCCGTGCTGTGGGCTTTCAAACAGCTGCACGAGAAGGGCCTGACCTACAACGGCTACCGCGTGCTGCCGTACTGCTGGAAGGACGAGACGCCGCTGTCCAACCATGAGCTGCGCATGGATGACGACGTCTACAAGAACCGCCAGGACCAGACCGTCACGGTGACCTTCCCCGTCAAAGCGGGGGAGTCGGAACTGTCCCAGCAGCTGTCCGGTGTGCAGGCGCTCGCCTGGACCACCACGCCCTGGACGCTGCCCACCAACCTGGCGCTCGCCGTCGGGCCTTCCATCAGCTACGCCGTTCTGCCCGCCGGACCGAACGGCGTCAAGGCGGCCTCGGCGGAGGCGCCGGTCACCGGCAGCTTCTTGCTCGCCGAGGACCTGCTGGGCACCTACGCGAAGGACCTCGGATACGACGACGCCGCTGCCGCGGCCGCCGCCGTCACGTCCACCCACACCGGCGCCGAACTCGAAGGGCTCAGCTACGAGCCGCTCTGGCACGACTTCGCCGACACGGAAAAGTACGGCACCCAGAACGCCTGGCAGTTCCTCGTGGCGGATTACGTCACCACCACCGACGGAACCGGCATCGTCCACCAGGCCCCGGCCTACGGTGAGGACGACCAGAAGGTCTGTGAGGAAGCTGGCATCCCCGTGGTCCTCTCCGTGGACGAGGGCGCCAGGTTCCTGCACCTGTTCGCCCATGGGGACCTGCACGACATCGTCGGGCTACAGGTCTTCGAAGCCAACAAGCCCATCACCCAGGTGCTCCGTGCCCAGGGCCGCCTGGTCCGCCAGGCCAGCTACGAGCACAGCTACCCGCACTGCTGGCGCTGCCGCAACCCGTTGATCTACCGCGCGGTCTCCTCCTGGTACGTCGAGGTCACCAAGTTCCGCGACCGGATGTCCGAGCTGAACCAGGAGATTAACTGGATCCCCGGCAACGTCAAGGACGGCCAGTTCGGCAAGTGGCTCGCCAACGCCCGGGACTGGTCGATCAGCCGCAACCGCTACTGGGGCAGCCCCATCCCGGTGTGGCAGTCCAGCGATCCCGAGTACCCGCGCACGGACGTGTACGGCTCCCTCGCGGAAATCGAGGCCGACTTCGGCCGGCTGCCGCTGAACAAGGATGGCCAGGTCGACCTGCACCGGCCCTTTATTGACGAACTGACCCGGCCCAACCCGGACGACCCCCGCACTCCCGAAGAGGGCCAGTCGGTCATGCGCCGCGTGGAGGACGTGCTGGACGTCTGGTTCGACTCCGGCTCCATGCCCTACGGCCAGGTGCACTACCCGTTCGAGAACGAGGCCTGGTTCGACACCCACAACCCGGCCGACTTCATCGTGGAGTACATCGGACAGACCCGCGGCTGGTTCTACATGCTGCACATCCTGTCCACCGCGCTGTTTGACCGCCCGGCCTTCCGGAACGTCATCAGCCACGGCATCGTGCTGGGCTCCGACGGCCAGAAGATGTCCAAGAGCCTGCGCAACTACCCGGACGTCTCCGAAGTACTGGACCGCGACGGCTCCGACGCCATGCGGTGGTTCCTCATGTCCAGCCCCATCCTGCGCGGCGGCAACCTCGTGGTCACCGAACAGGGCATCCGTGACGGCGTCCGCCAGGTCATCCTGCCGCTGTGGAACGTGTACAGCTTTTTCACCCTGTACACGAACGCAGCGAAGGGCGGCAACGGCTACGACGCCCAGCTGCGGTACGACGGCTACACGGACACAATGGACCAGTACCTGCTGGCCAACACGGGCGACCTCGTCCGGAACATGACAGCCCAGCTGGACACCTACGACATCTCGGGGGCCTGCGACGAACTCCGCAGTTACCTGGACATGCTCACCAACTGGTACGTCCGCCGCAGCCGGCAGCGCTTCTTCGACGAGAATGCCGACGCCTTCGACGCCCTGTACACCGCCCTGGAAGCGGTCTGCCGCGTGGCTGCCCCGCTGCTGCCGCTGGTCTCCGAGGAGATCTGGCGCGGCCTCACCGGCGGCCGCTCCGTGCACCTCGCCGACTGGCCGGACCCCGAACTGTTCCCGTCCAACGCCGCGCTGGTCGAGGCGATGGACCGCGTGCAGCAGATCTGCTCCACCGGCTCCTCGCTGCGGAAGGCCGCCAACCTGCGCGTCCGCCTGCCGCTGCAGGAACTCACCGTCGTGGCACCCGGTGCAGATGCGCTGGAAGGCTTTGCCGCCGTCGTCGCCGACGAACTGAACCTGCGCTCGGTCCGCCTGCTGGATGCCGCCAGCGCCTCCCCGGAAGAGTTCGGCATCGAGCAGAAACTCGTGGTCAACGCCCGGGCCGCCGGCCCGCGTCTCGGCAAGAACGTGCAGCTGGCCATCAAGGGTTCCAAGTCCGGCGACTGGTCCGTCTCCGACGCCGGTGTCGTCACCGCGGGCGGCCTTGAGCTGGAACCGCAGGAGTACACGCTGGAGACGGTGGTGGCAGAGTCCGACGGCGGTTCCGCCTCCGCGTCTTCTGCTGCCGCAGTATTGCCCACCGGCGGCTTCGTGGTGCTCAACACCGAGCTCACCCCCGAGCTTGAGGCCGAAGGCCTGGCCCGTGACATGGTCAGAGCCATCCAGCAGGCCCGCAAGGACGCCGCGCTGAACGTGAGCGACCGGATCCGGACCACCGTGAACGCCGCGCAGAACGTCATCGACGCCCTGCTGGCGAACGCCGAGCTGGTGAAGACCGAAACGCTGACGCTCGAGCTGGAGGCCGTGCCGGCCGACGCCGCGGAACCGCGCATCACCGTCCAAAAAGTGGGGGCCTGA
- a CDS encoding bifunctional folylpolyglutamate synthase/dihydrofolate synthase: MTDEFSVESVYAELLGRAPENKMEPRLAPLFRAMDVLGEPNKAYPIIHITGTNGKTSTARMIEAGLRAHGLSTGRYTSPHLSKVTERISLDGAPVSDETFVRIWDEIRPYLQIVDDELTAEGQPRLTYFECLTILAFAVFADQPVNVAIMEVGLGGITDATNVGDGQVSVVTPISLDHTDLLGDTTEDIAYEKAGIIKPGGFLVSAAQPLDAAQVLLEKAKEVQVPFRFEGVEFGVESRQVAVGGQVVTIQGIAGRYPDLMVPLHGAHQAENAAVAVAALEAFLGGGEKELSLEVLQEAFATVSSPGRLEVMRTAPTIIVDAAHNPDGIRASAEAIQEAFSFSKLVVVVGVLKDKDAGEILRQLKESLGDLAEEFCFTQSNSPRAVPAAELAELAVDLGFGEENVHIAEKLDDALEWAVERAEANDDLAGGVLVTGSITLVADARILLGKAAA, translated from the coding sequence ATGACCGACGAATTCTCCGTGGAGAGCGTCTACGCCGAGCTGCTGGGCCGGGCGCCCGAAAACAAGATGGAGCCCCGGCTTGCGCCGCTGTTCCGCGCCATGGACGTGCTGGGGGAGCCGAACAAGGCCTACCCGATCATCCACATCACCGGCACCAACGGTAAAACGTCCACGGCCCGGATGATCGAGGCCGGCCTGCGCGCCCACGGCCTCAGCACCGGGCGCTACACCAGCCCGCACCTGTCCAAGGTGACGGAGCGGATCAGCCTGGACGGCGCGCCCGTCTCCGACGAGACGTTCGTGCGCATCTGGGACGAGATCCGGCCCTACCTGCAGATCGTGGACGACGAACTCACCGCCGAGGGCCAGCCCCGGCTGACTTACTTCGAGTGCCTGACCATCCTGGCTTTCGCCGTGTTCGCCGACCAGCCGGTCAACGTGGCGATCATGGAGGTGGGGCTCGGCGGCATCACCGACGCCACCAACGTGGGCGACGGCCAGGTGTCCGTGGTGACCCCGATCTCCCTCGACCACACCGACCTGCTGGGCGACACCACCGAGGACATCGCCTATGAGAAAGCCGGCATCATCAAGCCCGGCGGCTTCCTCGTCAGCGCGGCCCAGCCGCTGGATGCCGCGCAGGTCCTGCTGGAGAAGGCCAAGGAGGTGCAGGTGCCGTTCCGCTTCGAAGGCGTGGAATTCGGCGTCGAGTCCCGGCAGGTCGCCGTGGGTGGCCAGGTGGTGACGATCCAGGGCATCGCCGGACGCTACCCGGACCTCATGGTCCCGCTGCACGGCGCCCACCAGGCCGAGAACGCCGCCGTGGCCGTGGCCGCGCTGGAGGCGTTCCTTGGCGGCGGGGAGAAGGAGCTGTCCCTGGAGGTCCTGCAGGAGGCATTCGCCACCGTCTCGTCCCCGGGCCGGCTCGAGGTGATGCGGACAGCCCCCACCATCATCGTGGACGCTGCCCACAACCCGGACGGCATCCGGGCCTCGGCCGAGGCAATCCAGGAGGCTTTCAGCTTCAGCAAGCTGGTGGTCGTGGTGGGCGTGCTCAAGGATAAGGACGCCGGGGAGATCCTGCGCCAGCTCAAGGAATCACTGGGCGACCTCGCGGAGGAATTCTGCTTCACCCAGTCCAATTCCCCGCGGGCGGTGCCTGCAGCGGAACTGGCGGAGCTCGCCGTCGACCTCGGCTTTGGCGAGGAAAACGTGCACATCGCCGAAAAGCTGGACGACGCACTGGAGTGGGCCGTTGAGCGCGCCGAAGCCAACGACGACCTCGCCGGCGGCGTGCTGGTGACCGGGTCGATCACGCTGGTGGCGGACGCCCGCATCCTGCTTGGCAAGGCAGCCGCCTGA
- a CDS encoding SDR family oxidoreductase: protein MTEVSASSDVSSNKAALVTGASSGIGEATVRALRADGWTVYAVARRQERLAALEAETGAVALAADIAEDADVARLLAEVTSAGGIDTLVNIAGGARGADRVGQAVTDDWEWMYRVNVLGTMKLTRAFLPMLRENGEGTVLNLTSTAGLDAYEGGGGYNAAKFAQHALTGALRLEEAEHNVRVIEIAPGLVQTEEFAVNRLGDAQAASKVYQGVEKPLTAGDVADVVRYAVSAPHHVNLDQIVIRPVAQASNYKLIRKQA from the coding sequence ATGACTGAGGTTTCCGCAAGCTCTGACGTGTCCAGCAACAAAGCCGCCCTCGTTACGGGCGCCAGCTCCGGCATTGGTGAGGCCACCGTGCGCGCGCTCCGTGCCGATGGCTGGACCGTGTACGCCGTCGCCCGCCGCCAGGAACGGCTGGCCGCGCTGGAAGCTGAGACCGGCGCCGTCGCGCTGGCCGCGGACATCGCCGAGGACGCGGACGTGGCCCGCCTGCTGGCAGAGGTGACCTCCGCCGGCGGGATCGACACGCTGGTCAATATCGCCGGCGGTGCCCGCGGGGCGGACCGTGTGGGGCAGGCCGTGACCGATGACTGGGAGTGGATGTACCGCGTGAACGTCCTCGGCACCATGAAGCTCACGCGAGCCTTCCTGCCTATGCTGCGCGAAAACGGCGAGGGCACCGTCCTGAACCTGACCTCCACCGCCGGGCTGGATGCCTATGAAGGCGGGGGCGGCTACAACGCGGCGAAGTTCGCCCAGCATGCCCTGACCGGGGCGCTGCGGCTGGAAGAGGCCGAGCACAACGTCCGGGTCATCGAGATCGCCCCCGGCCTGGTCCAGACCGAGGAGTTCGCCGTTAACCGGCTGGGTGACGCTCAGGCGGCCAGCAAGGTGTACCAGGGCGTGGAGAAGCCGCTCACCGCCGGCGACGTGGCCGATGTGGTGCGCTACGCCGTGAGCGCTCCGCACCACGTGAACCTCGACCAGATCGTCATCCGACCGGTGGCCCAGGCCTCGAACTATAAGCTGATCCGCAAACAGGCCTGA
- a CDS encoding mycothiol-dependent nitroreductase Rv2466c family protein produces MSETAANKADFWFDPLCPFAWITSRWIGEVEGVRNIKTEWHVMSLSVLNEGRDLDPKYREAMDKAWGPVRVIIAAQEQHGDHVVKPLYDAMGSQIHDGGQKDFSIVISKALADCGLPAELAAVADSDEYDAQLRASHEKGISLVGQDVGTPVVAFNGTAFFGPVLTRIPRGEEAGKIWDATVTLAAYPHFFEIKRSRTESPAFD; encoded by the coding sequence GTGTCTGAGACCGCCGCCAACAAGGCCGACTTCTGGTTCGACCCCCTCTGCCCGTTCGCCTGGATCACCTCCCGCTGGATCGGCGAGGTGGAAGGCGTCCGTAACATCAAGACGGAGTGGCACGTCATGAGCCTGTCCGTGCTGAACGAGGGCCGCGACCTCGACCCCAAGTACCGTGAAGCCATGGACAAGGCCTGGGGCCCGGTCAGGGTCATCATCGCCGCGCAGGAGCAGCATGGCGACCACGTGGTCAAGCCGCTGTATGACGCCATGGGATCGCAGATCCACGACGGCGGCCAGAAGGACTTTTCGATCGTCATCAGCAAGGCACTGGCTGACTGCGGCCTTCCCGCCGAACTGGCAGCCGTCGCTGACTCCGACGAGTACGATGCCCAGCTTCGGGCCAGCCACGAAAAGGGCATCTCCCTCGTGGGCCAGGACGTCGGAACCCCGGTGGTGGCCTTCAACGGCACCGCGTTCTTCGGACCTGTCCTCACCCGTATTCCGCGGGGAGAGGAAGCCGGGAAGATCTGGGACGCGACGGTGACCCTCGCGGCCTACCCGCATTTCTTTGAGATCAAGCGCAGCCGCACCGAAAGCCCCGCCTTCGACTGA